AAACACTATCTAGGTTACTAGGCGTCACGATAATACGTAGAAAACTATTCAGCAGAATCCGTTATTCCTTATCAATTCTATATGACAAATCTTGTCTATCATGTGTTCACTTTCTGCGAGTTATAGACGTTGTAAACAACCCAGATGAATGGATGTATTTGTACAAAGTGCTAGATAGGGATGGTAAAGATGCTCTAATGCGCTGGCTTAAAGCAACATTTGCGCTGCATTTGGTCGAGCCATACGTGGTAATGGAGCGGTGGGCGAGAATCAAACCAAGTGATTATATAAAATTTGTGCAAGAAGATGCTCGGAAGATTCGCATCGGAAAGGTTAAGAAAGGAGGAAAGGTTTTTGATGTGTTTAGAGTCGAGGGCGAAAAGAGAGTATATAACATAGCAACAACGACGCACATGCTAGTGCCATCATGGTTCGCTGAAATCTACCCACGTCCACCTCGTGATGCACGCGTACTTGTTGACATTGGTGCGTTTGCCGGTGAATCATCTATTTGGATGTACGACAGGGTTAATGGTGAAGCAAAGGTACTTGCGTTTGAACCCGATCCTAGCGTACTAGAAGCCTTGCGCTACAACATCGAGATAAACAAACTGGAAAATAATGTTGTGCCTTTGGGGTATGCTCTTTCAGATAAAACTGGGAAAATGATACTTAGTGCCCAAGAAGGGATGTCGAGTATAACGTTTAGTACCAGTGAGCGTAAACACGAAGTCAGTGTGGTAACGCTTGATAGTATATTGGAAAAACTCAGCATCAAGACGGTTGAATACGTGAAAATCGATGTTGAGGGTGCTGAGGTTAACGTGCTTAGAGGTGCTAAAAGGACGCTTCGTGAATATAGACCTGTTATGGCAGTGTCGGTGTATCACCGTCCACGTGATCCGATAGTCATAGCAAGGATGTTGCAGGAGGCCGGATATACAAAGTTCAGTATGCGTTTCATACTGCCATTGCAAAACGAGGTCGTGCTCGTGGCAATGTAATACACTTAATTTTTATCTTACAACAAGTTCCAGTAGTAAGCTAGCAACATTATTCGCGTCTATTATGCCAGCATCTCCTCTGCCTATGGTACCCTCCGGGTCGTATATTGCAAGCACGCCGTTCCAGTCGTGTACAGCATCGTCGGGACCGCGGTCATTCTCGGGGAGGTAGTTGCTAGGCCAGCCTATCGTCCCGGCCGGCCTCCAGCTGAGATTATCGAGGTACACCATGAGGTCGGGGGCGTCTCCCCGTACAACCGGGTATAGCTCGCTAGGCTGGTAGACGAGGTTCTCCCACTGCTCGCCCTGGGGCCCGCGTATCTTCTCAAGGTCTCTCTTCAATTGTTTAACCGTCTCCTCGTAGTACTTGGGGTCTACTGTGCCTCTTGGCTCCCTCCCCTTGAGGTTGATGTAGACGCGGCTATAGTACCCGCCCCAAGCCCATGCTATCGTACCCTCCCAGTCGATCATATCCTCTGTTAGGTCTGTGCCGGGCTTCTCGGGCTCCTTGCGGAGCTTCAGGTAGCCCTGCTCGGCTAGCCACTGGTTGATCGCGAAGGCGCCCTTCATCGCCTTGATGCCGTGGTCCGATGCTATCACTATAACCGTGTCTCTCGGTAGCTTCTTGTGTAGCTTCCTGAACCACTTGTCTATCCTCTGGTACACCTCGGGTATGACGCGGGAGTATACCGGGTGCTCCTCGTGCCTGGGGTGCTGCGTGTCGAAGTACTTCCAGAAGGCGTGGTGCGCCCGGTCAACACCTATCTCGACATACACGAAAAGATCCCATTTCTTGCTCGTGGCGAGGTACCTCACTACGCGTAGATGCTGCTCTAGCATCTCGAAGAGCTCTCTGCGCACGCGCTCCTTGTCCTCGCTGCGGTACACTATGTCGAATATGAGCGGGCCGGCTATGCTCTCGATCTCCTTCTTCACCCACGGTGGCCACGTGTAGGGCTTCTCGGGCCCGGGGGTGGTAAAGTCCGTGACTAGTATACCGTGTATCGGCTTCGGGGGGTAAGTCGGAGGCACACCGAAGACAATGCTACGGAGCCCCTTCTCGCCCGCGATATCCCAGAGGGTAGGCTCGCGTATGAAACTCGAGTTGACGATGTATGGTTTGAACTCGCCGGGGCGGCGGTGGCGGAAGCCATAGATGCCGAGCTCTCCAGGAGTCTTCCCGGTGAACATGACCATCCAGGCGGGCACGGTGATAGGCGGGTGGCAGCTCCTCATCACGTAGCGCTTAGAGTCCTCGACGATATCAGCCAGGTACTCGAAACCAACCTCACGAGGCTTCTCGTACAGTATGCTCGGCGGCATGGAGTCAAGGCCTAGGACGAACACCTTGCGGGGCACTCGCTCCGCACCATACCCGTAGCAGAGAAGGCCAGGTTAGTAGGATGCTCGGCCTGCACCGGGTCTACCGGTTAGCCTCCTCGGGTGTGACGAACGGGTTCGGGTGCTTTAGTATCACCTGGGCTACCTCCGGCCTCATCATCTCGGGTGGCGGCGTCTTACCCTCGAGTATCATCTTCCTAAGCTTCGTGCCGCTTATACGCACCCTGTACTCGTCGGGATGTGGGCATATCTTCTCGTTGACCATACCGCCGCACTTCTTGCAGTAGAATGCCTCGCGGAAGAATAGCGGCGTTATGCCCAGGTCGGGGAACTCCTGGAACAACTCCCAGGCCTCGTAGGGCCCATAGTAGTTGCCGACGCCCGCGTGGTCACGGCCGACTATGAAGTGGGTGGCGCCAAAGTTCTTCCTCACTATGGCGTGGTGTATCGCTTCTCTCGGCCCAGCGTACCTCATCTCCATGCGTAGGACGGAGAACACCACGGAGCCCTTCGGGTAGTAGTGGCTAATGAGCACCTTGTAAGCCTCCACTATAACCTCGTCACGGTAGTCGCCTGGCTTCTTCCAACCCACAAGCGGGTTGATGAACAAGCCATCTACGAACGTCAACGCAGCCTTCTGGACATACTCGTGGCCAAGGTGGGGCACGTTCCTAGTCTGGAAGGCCGCGATGGTCTTCCAGCCCAGCTCTTGGAACAACACCCTAGTCTCCTTCGGCCACAAGCGGACGTTCTCGAAGGGCTCCGGGGGATCCTTTAGAAGCAGTATAGGGCCACCCACGAACAGCTCCTTCCTCCTCGCTAGCCTAGCGACACCGGGGTGCTGAGGATCCCTAGTCTTGAACACCTTCAGTGCATACTCGTCACGGTCCCACGTGTATATCTCCTCGACCCTCATCACCGCGATGGGCTCCCCACCATAATATAGTGCCACCTCGTCGCCCTCCTTGACCCCCCTTAGCTCCTCTCTACTTGCGTCCAGCACTATCGGTATGGTCCACGGGAGGTCATTCGCGAGCCTCATGTTGTCAAGGACGCTCTGGTAATCCTCGCGCACCATGAAGCCCTCCAGGGGGCTATAGACGCCATGCGCTATGTTAGCGGCATCCGCGGCGAGAGACGCGCTAAGCTCCAACCTTGGCATCTCCGGGGCCTCTGCCAGCAGCCTCTCCCTGCTACGCCCGCGCGCAACGCGATCCACAAGACGGCCTCCATGCGGCTTGTTGACCATCGCGATGCCACCCCTAGAGGTAGCCTAGGCTCCTCAACCTCTCTATAATCACTCTACGCTCCTCCTCCGTGACCTCAACCCCCGCCGAGTACTCCTCGAGGAACTCCTCGAGGGCGGCGCGTAACAGCCTCACTGCGAACCTCCCCGGCTCCTCGCCTAGACGCTCGGCAGCCTCGTTGAGCCTCTTCCAGAGGCTCTCTGGCACCTCTACGCAGGGCAAGACTCGTCCCATGATGCTGGGCTGGTGGGTGTTAGAGTGGCATAAAGGGGTGGTGGGGAGCTGGTGGCGTATGAGGATAGATGACGAGCTACGGTGTTTTTGGGACTAGTGGTTGCTAGTGCCTAGCCGGGTGCCCTGGCTGTGGACGTAGAGAAGAGGCTTAAGCTCATCACGCGTAACGCTGTCGAAGTTGTGACGCTGGACGAGCTGCGCTCTAGGCTAGAGGCTGGCGAGAAGCTGCGAGGCTACATCGGCTTCGAGCCAAGCGGCCTCTTCCACATCGGGTGGCTGATATGGGCCTTCAAGGTGAAGGATCTAGTCGAGGCCGGGGTAGAGTTCACGATACTAGAGGCTACGTGGCACGCATGGGTCAACGACAAGCTGGGCGGCAACATGGAGCTTATCAGGAAGGCTGCGAGGCACGTGCGCCACGTGCTAGAGGCTATCGGCGTACCAGTCGGAAAGATCAAGTTCGTGGATGCCGAGGAGCTCGTCTCGGACAAGGACTACTGGGCGCTGTTCCTCAAAGTAGCCAAGTCGAACACACTGGCGCGCGTCAAGAGGGCGTTGACGATCATGGGTAGGAGGGTTGAGGAGGGCGAGCAGGACTTCTCGAAGCTGATCTACCCGGCTATGCAGGTAACCGACATCTTCTACCTCGGCGTCGACATTGCTCTCGGTGGCACGGATCAGAGGAAGGCGCACATGTTAGCGAGGGATACGGCCGAGAAGCTAAAGCTCAGGAAGCCCATCGCGATACACACGCCACTGCTCACTGGCCTCCAGGGGCTCGGCAGGATGAACCCAAGCGAGGTAGACGAGGATACACACGCAGTCGAGTTCAAGATGAGCAAGTCGAAGCCCGAGACGGCGATATTCGTCTTCGACTCGCCGGAGGACATCGCGAGGAAGCTAAGGAGGGCCTACTGTCCGCCGAGGGAGACCCGGTTCAACCCGGTAATCGAGATAGCCAAGTACATCCTGTTCCCGTCTAGGCCGGGCTACAAGCTCGTCATAGAGAGGCCGGAGAAGTTCGGAGGCGGCGTTATCGAGGTGACTAGCCCGGAGGAGCTCGAGAAGCTCTACCAGGAGGGTAAGATACACCCGCTGGACCTCAAGAATGCTGTTGCGCGCGACCTCGCGGAGCTGTTGAAGCCTGTGAGGGAGTACTTCGAGCGGAACGAGGAGGCGAGGGAGACACTGGAAGAGCTAAAAAAGGTGGCTATGAAGGGATGAAGACACGGCCCCCAGTATAGGGGGTCTTCACAGTTACGCGGCAGACGAGTGGACGAGTATCGGCTGGAGGTGGGCTAGGTTGAAGTATCTGATCAGGGCTAAGCTCGAGGTCGACGGGATAGTAGACAAGCACGATGTCGTTGGCGCGATATTCGGGCAGACTGAGAACCTCTTCGGCGAGGATTTCGACCTTCGCGAGCTACAGGAGAGGGGGAGGATAGGCAGGATACAAGTGGACATACGCCACGTGGGTAGCAGGACAGTCGGCGAGGTCACAGTACCGTCCAACCTTGATCGTGTCGAGACGGCGCTGCTCGCGGCTATGCTCGAGAGTGTTGAGCGCGTAGGCCCCTACCGCGCCAGGATACAGGTATATGACATCATCGACGTGCGCGCTGAGAAGATCAAGAGGATTGTCGAGAGGGCCAAGGAGATCCTCCGCACGTGGGCCAGGGAGAAGACACCAGACCTCCGCGAGGTGCTACGCGAGATTAGCGAGTCCGTGAAGGCAGCAGAGCTAGTCAGCTACGGCCCGGAGGGCCTCCCAGCAGGCCCGGATGTCGACAAGGCGCCAGAGATCATCATTGTTGAGGGCCGTGCAGACGTACTAAACCTACTACGCTACGGCTACCGCAACGTCATTGCACTTGAGGGCGCTAGGGGCAAGATACCAGAGACTATAATCAAGCTAGCCAAGGAGAAGACCGCAATAGCCTTCGTGGACGGCGACCACGGCGGCGACCTGATACTAATGGAGTTGTTGAGAGCAGCGCCGATAGACTATGTTGCCAGGGCGCCGCCGGGCAAAGAGGTCGAGGAGCTAACCGGAAGAGAGATCGAGAAGGCGCTTAGGAACAAGGTGCCAGCCAAACAATACCTAGAGACGCTCGAAAAGAGGCTCAAGAGGAGGAGAGCCGCACCACAACCAACCCCTCCCGCACCACCCGCACAGCCACAACAGCCCCAGGCCGCCCAGCAGCCGGCAGCACCGCAACCAACACCACCCCAGCCAGCCCCACCGCAGCCCGCAGCAGTCCAGCAGCCTCAGCCGCCACAGCAAGTAGTGGCAAAGCCAGCACCACCAACCCCGCCGCCCAAGGTAGAGGAGAAGCCGCCAGCGGTGAAGGCGGAGGTAGTGGAGCTCCCAGAGAGCGTGATAGAAGAGGCTAAGAAGCTACAGGGTACGCTCGAGGCGCTCATATACGATCGTGACTGGAAGCTCATAGAGAAGGTGCCGGTGAGGCTCCTCGCAGAGAAGCTCGAGCAGAGCGAGCCTGGCAAGGTGTTCGCGGTGGTGTTCGACGGCATAGTCACCCAGAGGCTCCTAGACATAGCCGCCAAGAAGGGCGTGAAGCTACTGATAGGCGCCAGGATAGGCAACGTCGAGAAGAGGCCCGAAGGCGTCCAGATGCTAACATTCAACGAGCTAATCTCCTAACACTCACCTCACACGTTTTTACAAGCAAACCCGTCCCACATTGTGCGTGGCACCCCACCATTCTCCCCCCATGTGCTTCAACCTCAGAATGGCATCGCAAGTGTAGAGGTGTTGGTTCTGCCTAGCATACACCTGCAAGAGAAACGTGTAGAGATACTCGCCGAGACTCGGCATACCCCACGATGTTTTACGCTACCCACATGCTCGAGTACTTGTAGGCATACAGGTTTGGGTAGGTTTCATTCCTTGCTTGCCCGCCTCCATAAGATAGTGTTCGTGGTTGTTAGTAGGACTAGCCAACTCGTCAGGGAGATTAACGACTCCGTCAGCATGTAGCTTGAGACGCCAGCCACGTTTTTGACTAACTGGGCTGAGGCAACTGTCGGTAACGCTATCAACACCTTCGAGATTGTCTCGGGGAGTATCTCAAGAGGGTAGTATACCGGTGCTAGCACAACCGCTAATGCATAGAAGGCGTTGCTTGCAGCCATAGCGCTAAGGGGATCCTTGCATACGTGGCTGAGTAGTAAACCCATACCTGCAGCTGTAAACAGCACAACCAGTATCGTTAGCGCTAGCAACGTGACCGCGGTGAGGGATTTGTTCAGGGCGAGTATGTGTAGTGCGGATACGAAGAGGATTATTGAGGGAAGGTTGCTCGCAAGACAGTCTATCGTCGCCCACGAACATGAGGAAGGGGTGCGCAGCGGACAGGAGCATATCCAGTCTCCTCGAAACCCTTAACTCAACAATTTCCTGCGGCAAAGCGACAGAACTGGTCGGCGGAGATTGTCTAATAACGGGTGTGCATCTGGTGTAGCGTTCTGGGCTGTGAGGAGAGGCCCGCATTCAGCTACATCCGCCGGGGGGTCCGACCCCGGCGGGATGGGGAGCCGCGTTGCACCACCGAGCCCTTAACCCTCTCCTCCAGCCTCGCCACCTAGGGGATGTGGAGCCTTCCCCTCAATTCTGATCCTGTGATGTGAGCTGGTGGCCGCCGCCGACCCCCGTCGCTGCCTTGCCTCGGCGAGCCTATCCGCGATCTCCCTAGCCTTCTCGAGAGTCTCGCGTATCTTCCTCCAGTGGCTCCCCTGCCAGTAGACCTGGCCGCACTTCGGGCACAGCCAGAAGTCCTCATACCTCACATAGACCTCTGGTGGGACCCTATCCTTGACCTCGTGCTTGGGGACGTGGCGTAGTGGCGAGTTGCATAGAGGGCAGCGACTTCTACCCGGATCGGCGTATAGCGCGACACCGGCTCTCAAATGCAACTCGGCAAGCATCTCCTCGATGTTCTCGCCCCTGAGCATGATTACCCTCGCTCCCTTCTTCCTCGCGAGTATCGAGAGGCCCTTGTCCCTCGTCACAATGATGCGTCCCTGCTCGAGAGCTACAGTGACCAGCCTCGGGTCCGGAGCATTACGATAGTATAGGGTGTCGTAGCCAAGCAGCCTCAACCAACGTGCAAGGTCGCCAAGCATAGAGTCCACTATGAACCTCGGCCTATCCATGCTCAACTCTACTCAGCCGAAACTCAACCCGAGTTGCAACAACCCCCTTAAATCAAAGGTGGGTGCGTCGAGAAGCGCAAAATGCGGCAGATGGGTCGGGTAAACTAGCCGAGGGGGAATGCGTACACCGGGTCGCCCTGGTACACAACCATGAGTACGAGGTTACCTGTGGAGCCTAGAGCCTCGGATATGCTACTGAGCGGTACGAGTATGCGGGCGCCATTGGGTGTGGTCCGCCACTCGCCAGCCGAGATATTGGCGATATTCTCGTACTGTATGTTCGACGAGGGCGGCAGTATCGTCGCTACGAACTGGCGGCTAGTAGCGTTATACACGAGTATGTTCAGAAGCTGCGGGTTGCGAACACCCTCAACATCAATAACCAGCGTGTCCCCAGCTAGCGTGACATCCACGTGCGGCGGCCTAAAGGGCACGCCATAAGCGGATATTATGAGCGTGGAGTTTTCCACAGTCACGTCAATCCAGAAGTAACTCCAGATCGCGCCATACTCTCGGATCAGGCGCTCGCCGTACTCCGCTATGTACTCCACCCACTTGTGGTGGAATGCTGGCGTGTACAACCTGTAGACAGGTACTTTGGCGCCGTGCATCGTCGCCGGCGGTATCTCGATTCTCGTACCCAGATACCTTGTAACGGTGCTCAACTGCTCGACAGCAGTGCCACCAATATCGCGCTCAACGACCCTATTCACCTCTCGCTCTATCGTCTCGGCGGGTATCGTGTCACCAGGCCACGTGTCACCAAGGGTCATCACTGGGCTCCTAGCGCACACCACTAGACGCGGGCTCAGCATACACGCGGCCAGCTTCAAGTCGTCAGCCAGATACTCGATATAGTCTTGGAGTTCGATTGGTGGGCGGCGCTTGTCAAGGACGAACACGGTGTTGTTCAGCTCGACGGCGGCAGCGGCGCGGCCTATGTAGGGGAACACCAGGAGATAAGTCCGGTCGAAACCCGCTCCTAGCAGCGCGACAGCAGTCAACACCGCATAGTCTATGCGCGCGCCCCTATGTTTGGACAGAAGCTCTGAGGGAAGAGCAGCGTTCAAACGGCTAACTGCATTCTCCGAATGCTCTATCTCCCTATTCTTCTCGAGCCATGCGAGGATAGACCAGAGAGCATCGCCGCTCCTGGCATTGTGGATAGTGCTATATGCTACGCTTATCTCGCTCTCGCGAGTAGCGCAGTACAGCGAATAGGCTAGGAACATGCGCTCGGAGCAGCTTATAGGTGTCGGCTTGTTTAAGGGGCGGCAATCACCAACTACAACCCTATTGCCATTGTCTTTGCCGACTTCAAGGTTACACTCTGTTACAATCCGGTGGCCGCTCCACACGACGAGCTTGTAAGACCCTGGTTGGAGCGCACGCATTATCCTACCGGTCTTGACGGCTACGGCTGTGACACCATTGTTCACTGTGACGACATCGGCGCCGAGCCACCCTCTACCCTCATACACTACGACACTCGGGTATATCGTTAGGATAGGCTCGCCACCCGTAGGCTCATAAACAGCGATAGAATCGACGACGCCCCTAACGCCCACTACGAGATACTCTCCCTGAGTCTGTATTGTGTACCCGTCGCCGCCGATACTCGGGGTGAGCACCGGGCCGACATCTATATGCGAGTTGTTAGCAACACCCATTTGTTTGATATCACCGAACCCGTACGCCGACCTATCAGACCCGCTCTCCTTGACAGCGACGTTAGTCGCATGCTCGTCTATCGGTGCTGGGGGAGTGAACGGAAGCTTGCTGCTCATCTGGTGCTTGCCGCCAACGAGCCACGACAGGTCTAGAGGTAACGCTAAGAGCAGTGAGAACGAGACTACCAGTGCAACAGCCACTATGGCGACTGTATACTGGGGTCTCATCGCCAATGTACCATATAGAGGAGCTCTTGACACTAAGATAAGGTTTTCCCCTATCTGATATACTCGAGAAAATACGCCAAATTTTTTAAACTAAATATATGGTAACTGGGCTACAACAAGTTTGAACGTATTTTATCGCTCAGTGGTATAGTGAGTAGAGATGATACCGCATTTAGATAGTTATGCTGAAATACGTACCAGTATGTGTATGTATGTTCATCAAGTCTTGAGGTAGTGTTATCACCCAGTTTCCTCTGCTCGGTTGGTTTGATGGTGCTGGGCTTTGGGTGTGAGGAGACTAGCACCGCTCTTGCTAGTGTTCCTCATTATCGCTCAGCCACTTGTAGCCGCCGAGACTGTTAGGGTGATAGGCGTCCAGACGCTCTACGTGCCTGGCGTCTACTTCGCGCCGAATGGCACGATGATCGGGCTGCCGTCGGTGTTGAGGGTTGAGGGCCTATACCCCGGCTCTGGCCGGGTATACTTCTCGACGCAGCCGTTGACGGAGGTCGATACGCAGGCGGCTGCGCGCATAGCGGCGCTCATCGCGTCTATCTATGCGGGTGCTGACCCGCTTAGCGTCGACTGGCTTGTCTCGTTAACATCGGAGTCGCCGGTTGTTGGTGGCCCGAGTGCTAGCGCAGCTACAGCCCTAGCGATGTACGCGGTTCTGACCGGGAGGAGGATACCGGAGAACGTCTCGCTAACCGGCATGATAGGCGTTGATGGCTCGATCGGCCCGGTGGGTGGTATACCGGAGAAGCTGCGGGCCATGGCCAGGGTTGGTGTCAAGACGTTCTTCATACCGAGTGGTGAGGAGATCAGCTATGAGATTAGGCGTGTTGTGGAGAAGCACGGAGGCATGGTCATCGAGCGTGTTGAGAAGGTCCCGGTTAACGTCACTGCCCTTGGAGAGGAGCTAGGAGTTAGGGTCGTCCCTGTTGCGAGCTTCGCCCAGCTGATAGAGGAGG
The Pyrolobus fumarii 1A DNA segment above includes these coding regions:
- a CDS encoding FkbM family methyltransferase, with the protein product MVEQLLNELDKCTTPEDLAALVKEYINDPSRVVSPVSEGILTEYKYSVRRLGRLLPLLQTLSRLLGVTIIRRKLFSRIRYSLSILYDKSCLSCVHFLRVIDVVNNPDEWMYLYKVLDRDGKDALMRWLKATFALHLVEPYVVMERWARIKPSDYIKFVQEDARKIRIGKVKKGGKVFDVFRVEGEKRVYNIATTTHMLVPSWFAEIYPRPPRDARVLVDIGAFAGESSIWMYDRVNGEAKVLAFEPDPSVLEALRYNIEINKLENNVVPLGYALSDKTGKMILSAQEGMSSITFSTSERKHEVSVVTLDSILEKLSIKTVEYVKIDVEGAEVNVLRGAKRTLREYRPVMAVSVYHRPRDPIVIARMLQEAGYTKFSMRFILPLQNEVVLVAM
- a CDS encoding alkaline phosphatase family protein; translation: MPRKVFVLGLDSMPPSILYEKPREVGFEYLADIVEDSKRYVMRSCHPPITVPAWMVMFTGKTPGELGIYGFRHRRPGEFKPYIVNSSFIREPTLWDIAGEKGLRSIVFGVPPTYPPKPIHGILVTDFTTPGPEKPYTWPPWVKKEIESIAGPLIFDIVYRSEDKERVRRELFEMLEQHLRVVRYLATSKKWDLFVYVEIGVDRAHHAFWKYFDTQHPRHEEHPVYSRVIPEVYQRIDKWFRKLHKKLPRDTVIVIASDHGIKAMKGAFAINQWLAEQGYLKLRKEPEKPGTDLTEDMIDWEGTIAWAWGGYYSRVYINLKGREPRGTVDPKYYEETVKQLKRDLEKIRGPQGEQWENLVYQPSELYPVVRGDAPDLMVYLDNLSWRPAGTIGWPSNYLPENDRGPDDAVHDWNGVLAIYDPEGTIGRGDAGIIDANNVASLLLELVVR
- the sat gene encoding sulfate adenylyltransferase; its protein translation is MVNKPHGGRLVDRVARGRSRERLLAEAPEMPRLELSASLAADAANIAHGVYSPLEGFMVREDYQSVLDNMRLANDLPWTIPIVLDASREELRGVKEGDEVALYYGGEPIAVMRVEEIYTWDRDEYALKVFKTRDPQHPGVARLARRKELFVGGPILLLKDPPEPFENVRLWPKETRVLFQELGWKTIAAFQTRNVPHLGHEYVQKAALTFVDGLFINPLVGWKKPGDYRDEVIVEAYKVLISHYYPKGSVVFSVLRMEMRYAGPREAIHHAIVRKNFGATHFIVGRDHAGVGNYYGPYEAWELFQEFPDLGITPLFFREAFYCKKCGGMVNEKICPHPDEYRVRISGTKLRKMILEGKTPPPEMMRPEVAQVILKHPNPFVTPEEANR
- a CDS encoding tyrosine--tRNA ligase, producing the protein MDVEKRLKLITRNAVEVVTLDELRSRLEAGEKLRGYIGFEPSGLFHIGWLIWAFKVKDLVEAGVEFTILEATWHAWVNDKLGGNMELIRKAARHVRHVLEAIGVPVGKIKFVDAEELVSDKDYWALFLKVAKSNTLARVKRALTIMGRRVEEGEQDFSKLIYPAMQVTDIFYLGVDIALGGTDQRKAHMLARDTAEKLKLRKPIAIHTPLLTGLQGLGRMNPSEVDEDTHAVEFKMSKSKPETAIFVFDSPEDIARKLRRAYCPPRETRFNPVIEIAKYILFPSRPGYKLVIERPEKFGGGVIEVTSPEELEKLYQEGKIHPLDLKNAVARDLAELLKPVREYFERNEEARETLEELKKVAMKG
- the dnaG gene encoding DNA primase DnaG, translated to MKYLIRAKLEVDGIVDKHDVVGAIFGQTENLFGEDFDLRELQERGRIGRIQVDIRHVGSRTVGEVTVPSNLDRVETALLAAMLESVERVGPYRARIQVYDIIDVRAEKIKRIVERAKEILRTWAREKTPDLREVLREISESVKAAELVSYGPEGLPAGPDVDKAPEIIIVEGRADVLNLLRYGYRNVIALEGARGKIPETIIKLAKEKTAIAFVDGDHGGDLILMELLRAAPIDYVARAPPGKEVEELTGREIEKALRNKVPAKQYLETLEKRLKRRRAAPQPTPPAPPAQPQQPQAAQQPAAPQPTPPQPAPPQPAAVQQPQPPQQVVAKPAPPTPPPKVEEKPPAVKAEVVELPESVIEEAKKLQGTLEALIYDRDWKLIEKVPVRLLAEKLEQSEPGKVFAVVFDGIVTQRLLDIAAKKGVKLLIGARIGNVEKRPEGVQMLTFNELIS
- a CDS encoding Mut7-C RNAse domain-containing protein, with product MDRPRFIVDSMLGDLARWLRLLGYDTLYYRNAPDPRLVTVALEQGRIIVTRDKGLSILARKKGARVIMLRGENIEEMLAELHLRAGVALYADPGRSRCPLCNSPLRHVPKHEVKDRVPPEVYVRYEDFWLCPKCGQVYWQGSHWRKIRETLEKAREIADRLAEARQRRGSAAATSSHHRIRIEGKAPHPLGGEAGGEG
- a CDS encoding transglutaminase-like domain-containing protein, producing MRPQYTVAIVAVALVVSFSLLLALPLDLSWLVGGKHQMSSKLPFTPPAPIDEHATNVAVKESGSDRSAYGFGDIKQMGVANNSHIDVGPVLTPSIGGDGYTIQTQGEYLVVGVRGVVDSIAVYEPTGGEPILTIYPSVVVYEGRGWLGADVVTVNNGVTAVAVKTGRIMRALQPGSYKLVVWSGHRIVTECNLEVGKDNGNRVVVGDCRPLNKPTPISCSERMFLAYSLYCATRESEISVAYSTIHNARSGDALWSILAWLEKNREIEHSENAVSRLNAALPSELLSKHRGARIDYAVLTAVALLGAGFDRTYLLVFPYIGRAAAAVELNNTVFVLDKRRPPIELQDYIEYLADDLKLAACMLSPRLVVCARSPVMTLGDTWPGDTIPAETIEREVNRVVERDIGGTAVEQLSTVTRYLGTRIEIPPATMHGAKVPVYRLYTPAFHHKWVEYIAEYGERLIREYGAIWSYFWIDVTVENSTLIISAYGVPFRPPHVDVTLAGDTLVIDVEGVRNPQLLNILVYNATSRQFVATILPPSSNIQYENIANISAGEWRTTPNGARILVPLSSISEALGSTGNLVLMVVYQGDPVYAFPLG